The Desulfonatronospira thiodismutans ASO3-1 DNA segment TTGTAAAAAAGGCTCCCAATACTTAAAGCGGTCAGGAAGGGGGTGTGATTGTGTAAGACCCCGAATTCACCGCTGACGCCTGGAGCGCCGACATATTCCACGTCCTCGCTGAGCAGATTCCTGTCCGGCGTGACGATCTCCAATCTTATCAGATTAGCCATATTTCCACCTTGTATCCAGCAGACTGTTGTAAAAGTCCTGTTGCCCGGTCGCCACTGTGATTGAGCCGGGATTGACAGCCTTAACTTGCACGGCGGAGAAAGCACCTGCCTGGTGGGTCAAGCATTTTGAGCTTTCAGCCGCCGGATTTTTAATTCTCAAGTCCTGTCAGACTAGACCTCTTTGGCCTTTTCCAGGGCTTCGTCAATGGTTCCGACCATGTAGAATGCGTTTTCAGGAATGTCGTCGTGCTTGCCGTCGATGATTTCCCTGAAGCCCTTAATGGTGTCCTCGATCTTGACGTAGCGTCCGGCCTTGCCTGTAAACTGCTCAGCAACATGAAAGGGCTGAGACAGAAAACGCTGCATCTTCCTGGCCCTGGACACAGTGATTTTGTCCTCGTCGGACAGTTCATCCATACCCAGAATGGCGATGATATCCTGCAGGTCCTTGTATTTCTGCAGGATCATCTGCACCTCACGGGCCACGCTGTAATGCTCCTGGCTGATAACGTTGGGATCAAGCACCCTGGAAGTAGAGTCCAGAGGATCCACAGCGGGATAAATACCCAGCTCAGCAATTGGCCTGGAGAGAACAATGGTCCCGTCCAGGTGGGCAAAGGTAGTGGCCGGAGACGGGTCAGTCAGGTCGTCTGCAGGCACATAAATGGCCTGAACCGAGGTGATGGAACCCTTGTCCGTGGAGGTGATACGTTCCTGCAGGGCACCCAGGTCTGTGGCCAGGGTGGGCTGATAACCCACAGCAGAGGGCATGCGTCCCAGAAGTGCCGAAACCTCGGTACCGGCCTGGGTAAAACGGAATATATTGTCGATGAACAGAAGAACATCCTGGTTTTCCTCGTCACGGTAGTATTCCGCGGCAGTCAGCGCGGTCAGCCCGACTCTGGCCCGGGCTCCCGGAGGTTCGTTCATCTGACCGTAAATAAGAGCGGCCTTGTCGATAACCCCGGCGTCAATCATTTCGTGGTACAGGTCGTTGCCTTCACGGGTTCTTTCCCCGACCCCGGCGAAAACGGAAATACCGCCGTGGTTTTTGGCGATGTTGTTGATCATTTCCATGAGCACAACTGTCTTGCCCACTCCTGCGCCGCCGAACATTCCCATTTTACCGCCCTTGGGAAAGGGGATCATCAGGTCGATGACCTTGACCCCGGTTTCCAGGATCTCAATGCTGGTGCTCTGCTCGACGAATGAAGGAGCAGGCCTGTGAATGGGATAATATTTGTCGGCCTTGACCGGGCCCTGTTCGTCCACCGGGCGGCCGACAACGTTTAGAATGCGGCCCAGGGTGGGTTTGCCCACCGGTACCCTGATGGGATCACCGGTATCCTTGCCTTCCATACCCCGGACCAGGCCGTCTGTTGCGTCCATGGATATGCAGCGGACCACATTGTTGCCCATATGTTGAGCCACCTCAACCACCAGGTTGTCTTTCTCGTCGGATATGGTGGGATTGGTGATGTAAATAGCATTCATGATGTTGGGCAGTTTGCCCTCCGGGAACTCCAGGTCAACGACGGGTCCGATGACCTGTACAACTTTTCCGACATTCTGTTCACTCATTTTTTATTGCCCCCTGATTATCCTTGTTTCAATGCTTCGGCACCGCCGACTATATCCATCAGTTCCGTGGTAATGGCCGCCTGCCTGGCCTTGTTGTAGGCCAAAGTTAGTTGATCCACCATCTCATCGCAGTTCTTGGTGGCGTTGTCCATAGCTGTCATCCTGGCTGCGTGCTCGCTGCAGGATGTATCCAGAAGGCCCCGGTAAACCTGGACCTTAATATACCTGGGCAGAATCTCGGCCAGCAGACCCTCCACAGAAGGCTCAAACAGATATTCGCTCTGCGGCCCTTCCGCCTCTGCAACTTCAGCCTGAACCACCGGAAGCACCTGGGATGCCGTGGGCACCTGTTTGACCATGGAGTGAAACTCTCCAAAAATCAGGTGCACTTCATCCAGGTCTTTTTCCAGGTAACTGTTGATGACCCTGGTTCCAATGTCATTGGCCAGCTGAAAATCAAAGTTATTCATGACCTCGGGGTAGGCTTCCAGAAGCTCGTAGCCACGCTTGCGGAAAAAATCCCTTCCCTTTTTGCCTACACAGAGAAACTTTACCTGCTGGCCCTGGTCTTTTTTTTCCCTGGCCAGGCGGGCACCCATCTGGCAGAGATTAGCATTGAAGCTGCCGCAAAGACCCTTGTCTGAAGTGACAACGATAATACCTACGTTATTGATCTCCTCCCTCTTTTCCAGAAGAGGATGGATGCTGGAATCCACCCTGGAGGAGAGATCGGACAGGATCTCGTAGTACTTCTCGGCGTATGGGCGGAAGCGCTCAATGCGCTGCTGCGCCCCGCGCAGCTTGGCCGAGGCCACCATGTTCATGGCCTTGGTAATCTGCTTGGTCTTTTTGACCGCGCCGATTTTCCTTTGTATTTCCCTGAATGATGCCATGTATTTCTCCCGTTAAGCCTTGAAGGTCTTTTTGAACTCGTCCATGGCAGCGGTGATTCTGTTCTCCAGATCGCTGCTCAGGTCTCCAGTGTCCTTTATTTCCTTGAGGATTTCCGGCTTCTGGCTTCTGAAATACTCCAGCACCTCGGATTCAAACTTGCTTACGTCTTCCACTGCCAGGTCGTCCAGATATCCCTTGGTTCCGCTGAAAAGGGATATGACCTGTTCTTCAGAGGACATGGGCTGATACTGGGGCTGTTTGAGAAGTTCCACAAGTCTCTCACCGCGGGTCAGGCGCTTCTGTGTGGCCTTGTCCAGATCGGAGCCGAACTGGGCAAATGCAGCCAGTTCCCTGTACTGGGCCAGGTCCAGGCGCAGGGTTCCGGCCACTTTTTTGACTGCCTTGATCTGGGCCGCACCACCCACCCGGGATACTGAAAGACCGACGTTGATGGCCGGCCTGACACCGGCATAGAAAAGGCTCGGTTCTAAGTAGACCTGGCCGTCGGTAATGGAAATAACGTTAGTGGGAATGTAGGCGGAAACGTCGCCGGCCTGAGTCTCGATGATGGGCAGGGCTGTCAGGGATCCTGCGCCGTGCTCGTCGCTCATCTTGGCTGCCCTTTCCAGGAGCCTGGAGTGCAGGTAGAAAACGTCTCCGGGAAAGGCTTCGCGTCCAGGCGGGCGCCTCAGAAGCAGGGACATCTGACGATAGGCCACGGCCTGTTTGGAGAGGTCGTCATACATGATCAGAGCATGCTGGCCTTTGTCCCGGAAATATTCGCCCATGGTGCAGCCGGCGTATGCAGCAATGAACTGCATGGAGGCCGGATCCGAGGCCGTAGCTGAAATAACAGTGGTAAAGTCCAGGGCCCCGTACTTGCGCAGGGTATCCACAACCTGGGCCACGGTGGATTTTTTCTGCCCTATGGCCACGTAGATGCAGTGCACATCTGTTTCCCTCTGAGCCAGAATCGAGTCTATGCAGATGGCTGTCTTGCCCACCTGCCGGTCACCAATGATAAGCTCGCGCTGGCCGCGTCCGATGGGAGTCATGGCGTCAATGGCCTTGAGCCCGGTGTTCATGGGCTCATGCACTGATTTTCTGGGAACGATGCCCGGGGCCTTGACCTCCACCAGCCTGTGTTCCTTGGCCTCAATGGGTCCCAGTCCGTCCAGAGGGTTGCCCAGGGGGTCTATTACCCTGCCCTGAACAGCATCCCCTACAGGCACCTGCACGATGCGGCCTGTCCTTTTGACCATGTCCCCTTCCTTGATGTGCGTGTCCTCACCCAGCAGGGCACAACCAACACTGTCTTCCTCGAGGTTCAGGACCATGCCCAT contains these protein-coding regions:
- the atpD gene encoding F0F1 ATP synthase subunit beta, which gives rise to MSEQNVGKVVQVIGPVVDLEFPEGKLPNIMNAIYITNPTISDEKDNLVVEVAQHMGNNVVRCISMDATDGLVRGMEGKDTGDPIRVPVGKPTLGRILNVVGRPVDEQGPVKADKYYPIHRPAPSFVEQSTSIEILETGVKVIDLMIPFPKGGKMGMFGGAGVGKTVVLMEMINNIAKNHGGISVFAGVGERTREGNDLYHEMIDAGVIDKAALIYGQMNEPPGARARVGLTALTAAEYYRDEENQDVLLFIDNIFRFTQAGTEVSALLGRMPSAVGYQPTLATDLGALQERITSTDKGSITSVQAIYVPADDLTDPSPATTFAHLDGTIVLSRPIAELGIYPAVDPLDSTSRVLDPNVISQEHYSVAREVQMILQKYKDLQDIIAILGMDELSDEDKITVSRARKMQRFLSQPFHVAEQFTGKAGRYVKIEDTIKGFREIIDGKHDDIPENAFYMVGTIDEALEKAKEV
- a CDS encoding F0F1 ATP synthase subunit gamma; the encoded protein is MASFREIQRKIGAVKKTKQITKAMNMVASAKLRGAQQRIERFRPYAEKYYEILSDLSSRVDSSIHPLLEKREEINNVGIIVVTSDKGLCGSFNANLCQMGARLAREKKDQGQQVKFLCVGKKGRDFFRKRGYELLEAYPEVMNNFDFQLANDIGTRVINSYLEKDLDEVHLIFGEFHSMVKQVPTASQVLPVVQAEVAEAEGPQSEYLFEPSVEGLLAEILPRYIKVQVYRGLLDTSCSEHAARMTAMDNATKNCDEMVDQLTLAYNKARQAAITTELMDIVGGAEALKQG
- the atpA gene encoding F0F1 ATP synthase subunit alpha, whose protein sequence is MQIKAEEISQIIEGQIKNYEKRVEMSETGVVLSVGDGIARVYGVENAMAMELLEFPGGVMGMVLNLEEDSVGCALLGEDTHIKEGDMVKRTGRIVQVPVGDAVQGRVIDPLGNPLDGLGPIEAKEHRLVEVKAPGIVPRKSVHEPMNTGLKAIDAMTPIGRGQRELIIGDRQVGKTAICIDSILAQRETDVHCIYVAIGQKKSTVAQVVDTLRKYGALDFTTVISATASDPASMQFIAAYAGCTMGEYFRDKGQHALIMYDDLSKQAVAYRQMSLLLRRPPGREAFPGDVFYLHSRLLERAAKMSDEHGAGSLTALPIIETQAGDVSAYIPTNVISITDGQVYLEPSLFYAGVRPAINVGLSVSRVGGAAQIKAVKKVAGTLRLDLAQYRELAAFAQFGSDLDKATQKRLTRGERLVELLKQPQYQPMSSEEQVISLFSGTKGYLDDLAVEDVSKFESEVLEYFRSQKPEILKEIKDTGDLSSDLENRITAAMDEFKKTFKA